Proteins encoded together in one Lutra lutra chromosome 4, mLutLut1.2, whole genome shotgun sequence window:
- the FUCA1 gene encoding tissue alpha-L-fucosidase, giving the protein MKSRRVGPGPLLVLLVLLLRAASVRGIQGPRRYTPDWQSLDSRPLPDWFDKAKFGVFVHWGVFSVPAWGSEWFWWHWKGEGLPQYEQFMSDNYPPGFSYADFGPQFTARFFHPETWTDLFQASGAKYVVLTTKHHEGFTNWPSPVSWNWNSKDVGPHRDLVGELGKALRKRNIRYGLYHSLLEWFHPLYLLDKKNGFKTQYFVRAKTMPELYDLVNRYQPDLIWSDGEWECPDTYWNSTEFLSWLYNDSPVKEQVVVNDRWGQNSSCHHGGYYNCQDKFKPESLPDHKWEMCTSIDKLSWGFRRNMVMGDIASECEIISELVQTVSLGGNYLLNIGATKDGLIVPIFQERLFAVGKWLSVNGEAIYSSKPWRIQLEKNTTSVWYTSRETAVYAIFLHWPENGVLHLASPITTSTTQITMLGIQKDLKWSTDPEEGLLIYLPQLPLFTLPIEFGWTIKLTGVH; this is encoded by the exons ATGAAGTCGAGGCGGGTGGGTCCCGGGCcgctgctggtgctgctggtgctgctgctcCGAGCGGCGTCCGTGCGCGGAATCCAGGGTCCGCGCCGCTACACCCCGGACTGGCAGAGTCTGGACTCCCGGCCGCTGCCGGACTGGTTCGACAAGGCCAAGTTCGGGGTGTTCGTGCACTGGGGCGTGTTCTCGGTGCCGGCCTGGGGCAGCGAGTGGTTCTGGTGGCACTGGAAGGGCGAGGGGCTGCCGCAGTACGAGCAGTTCATGAGCGACAACTACCCGCCCGGCTTCAGCTACGCGGACTTCGGGCCGCAGTTTACGGCGCGCTTCTTCCATCCGGAAACCTGGACCGACCTCTTCCAGGCGTCCGGGGCCAA GTATGTAGTCCTGACGACAAAACACCACGAAGGCTTCACAAACTGGCCAAGCCCTGTGTCTTGGAACTGGAACTCTAAGGATGTGGGTCCCCATCGTGATTTGGTTGGTGAGTTGGGAAAAGCCCTCCGGAAGAG GAATATACGTTATGGACTCTACCACTCACTTTTAGAATGGTTCCACCCACTCTACCTACTTGATAAGAAAAATGGCTTCAAAACACAGTATTTTGTCCGTGCAAAAACAATGCCAGAACTATATGACCTTGttaacag ATATCAACCTGACTTGATTTGGTCTGATGGAGAGTGGGAATGTCCTGACACTTACTGGAACTCTACAGAGTTTCTTTCTTGGCTCTACAATGATAGCCCCGTCAAG GAACAGGTAGTGGTAAATGACCGGTGGGGTCAGAACTCTTCCTGTCACCATGGAGGATACTACAACTGTCAAGATAAATTCAAGCCAGAGAGCTTGCCAGATCACAAGTGGGAAATGTGTACCTCCATAGACAAGCTCTCCTGGGGCTTTCGTCGGAACATGGTGATGGGGGACATTGCAAGTGAATGTGAAATCATTTCG GAACTGGTGCAGACCGTGAGCCTGGGAGGCAACTACCTTCTTAACATTGGAGCAACTAAAGATGGACTGATTGTTCCCATCTTCCAAGAAAGGCTTTTTGCTGTGGGGAAGTGGCTTAGCGTCAATGGGGAGGCGATCTATTCCTCTAAACCATGGAGGATACAACTGGAAAAGAACACGACGTCTGTGTG gtATACCTCAAGAGAAACAGCGGTTTATGCCATTTTCCTGCACTGGCCAGAAAACGGAGTCTTACACCTTGCATCCCCTATAACTACCTCGACTACACAG ATAACGATGCTGGGGATCCAGAAAGATCTGAAGTGGTCCACAGATCCAGAAGAAGGTCTGCTCATTTACCTGCCGCAGCTGCCACTCTTCACTCTGCCAATTGAGTTTGGCTGGACTATAAAGCTGACAGGAGTGCATTGA
- the GALE gene encoding UDP-glucose 4-epimerase isoform X1: protein MATMRNALPRRLVGLASLRAVSTSSLGTFPKRVKIVEVGARDGLQNEKNIVSTSTKIKLIDMLSEAGLPVIEATSFVSPKWVPQMADNAEVLKGIQKFPGINYPVLTPNIKGFQAAIAAGAKEVTVFGAASELFTKKNTNCSIEESLQRSDEILKAARAADIPVRGYVSCVLGCPYEGKISPAKVAEVTKKMYSMGCYEISLGDTIGVGTPGVMKDMLSAVMHEVPVAALAVHCHDTYGQALANTLMALQMGVSVVDSSVAGLGGCPYAQGASGNLATEDLVYMLSGLGIHTGVNLQKLLEAGTFICQALNRKTSSKVAQATCTMAEKVLVTGGAGYIGSHTVLELLEAGYLPVVIDNFHNAIRGTGSLPESLQRVQELTGHSVEFEEMDILDQAALQRLFKKHRFTAVIHFAGLKAVGESVQKPLDYYKVNLTGSIQLLEIMRAHGVKNLVFSSSATVYGNPQYLPLDEAHPTGGCTNPYGKSKFFIEEMIRDLCRADKTWNAVLLRYFNPIGAHASGCIGEDPQGIPNNLMPYVSQVAIGRREVLNVFGSDYDTEDGTGVRDYIHVVDLAKGHIAALRKLKEQCGCRIYNLGTGTGYSVLQMVQAMEKASGQKIPYKVVARREGDVAACYANPSLALKELGWTAVLGLDRMCEDLWRWQKQNPSGFGAQA, encoded by the exons ATGGCGACAATGAGGAACGCGCTGCCGCGGAGGCTGGTGGGCTTAGCGTCTCTCCGGGCT GTCAGCACCTCTTCTCTGGGTACTTTCCCAAAGCGAGTGAAAATTGTGGAAGTTGGTGCCCGAGATGGACTACAGAATGAAAAG AATATCGTATCTACTTCTACAAAAATCAAGCTGATAGACATGCTTTCTGAAGCAGGACTCCCCGTTATAGAAGCCACCAGCTTTGTGTCCCCCAAGTGGGTGCCCCAG ATGGCTGACAATGCTGAAGTTTTGAAGGGCATCCAGAAATTTCCTGGCATCAACTACCCAGTCCTGACCCCGAATATCAAAGGCTTCCAGGCAGCG ATTGCCGCTGGAGCCAAGGAGGTGACTGTCTTTGGAGCTGCCTCAGAGCTGTTCACCAAGAAGAACACCAATTGCTCCATTGAGGAGAGTTTACAGCGATCTGATGAGATCCTGAAGGCGGCTCGGGCCGCCGATATCCCCGTGCGTGG GTATGTCTCCTGTGTGCTTGGATGTCCCTATGAAGGGAAGATCTCCCCGGCCAAAGTAGCTGAG GTCACCAAGAAGATGTACTCAATGGGCTGCTACGAGATCTCCCTGGGGGACACCATCGGTGTGGGCACTCCTGGGGTCATGAAGGACATGCTGTCTGCGGTCATGCATGAGGTGCCTGTGGCTGCCCTAGCTGTCCACTGCCATGACACCTACGGCCAGGccctggccaacaccttgatgGCCCTGCAG ATGGGAGTGAGTGTCGTGGACTCTTCTGTGGCAGGACTTGGAGGCTGTCCCTATGCACAGGGGGCATCCGGAAACTTGGCCACAGAGGACCTCGTCTACATGCTGTCTGGCTTGGGCATTCACACG GGTGTGAACCTCCAGAAGCTCCTGGAAGCTGGGACCTTTATCTGCCAAGCCCTGAACAGAAAAACCAGCTCCAAAGTGGCTCAGGCTACCT GTACGATGGCAGAGAAGGTGCTGGTGACGGGCGGGGCTGGCTACATCGGCAGTCACACCGTGCTGGAGCTGCTGGAGGCCGGCTATTTGCCCGTGGTCATCGACAACTTCCACAACGCCATCCGTG GAACGGGCTCCCTGCCTGAGAGCCTGCAGCGGGTTCAAGAGCTTACAGGCCACTCTGTGGAGTTTGAGGAGATGGACATCTTGGACCAGGCAGCTCTACAGCGTCTCTTCAAGAAG CACCGCTTTACGGCAGTCATCCACTTTGCGGGCCTCAAGGCAGTGGGAGAGTCCGTGCAGAAGCCTCTGGATTATTACAAAGTTAACCTGACTggaagcatccagctcttggag ATCATGAGGGCCCACGGGGTGAAGAACCTGGTGTTCAGCAGCTCGGCCACCGTGTACGGGAACCCACAATACCTGCCCCTGGATGAGGCCCACCCCACGGGTGGCTGTACCAACCCCTACGGCAAGTCTAAGTTCTTCATCGAGGAAATGATCCGGGACCTGTGCCGGGCAGACAAG ACCTGGAACGCGGTGCTGCTGCGGTACTTCAACCCCATAGGCGCCCATGCCTCGGGCTGCATTGGCGAGGATCCCCAGGGCATCCCCAACAACCTCATGCCCTATGTCTCCCAG GTGGCGATCGGGCGCCGGGAGGTACTGAATGTCTTTGGCAGTGACTATGACACGGAGGATGGTACAG GTGTCCGGGATTATATCCATGTTGTGGATCTGGCCAAGGGCCACATCGCGGCCTTGAGGAAGCTGAAGGAGCAGTGTGGCTGTCGg ATCTACAACCTGGGCACAGGCACGGGCTATTCAGTGCTACAGATGGTCCAGGCCATGGAGAAGGCTTCTGGCCAGAAG atCCCATACAAGGTGGTGGCACGGCGAGAAGGCGATGTGGCTGCCTGTTATGCCAACCCCAGCCTGGCCCTCAAGGAGCTGGGCTGGACAGCAGTCTTAGGGCTGGACAGGATGT GTGAAGATCTGTGGCGCTGGCAGAAGCAGAATCCTTCAGGCTTTGGTGCACAGGCCTGA
- the GALE gene encoding UDP-glucose 4-epimerase isoform X5: MATMRNALPRRLVGLASLRAVSTSSLGTFPKRVKIVEVGARDGLQNEKNIVSTSTKIKLIDMLSEAGLPVIEATSFVSPKWVPQMADNAEVLKGIQKFPGINYPVLTPNIKGFQAAIAAGAKEVTVFGAASELFTKKNTNCSIEESLQRSDEILKAARAADIPVRGYVSCVLGCPYEGKISPAKVAEVTKKMYSMGCYEISLGDTIGVGTPGVMKDMLSAVMHEVPVAALAVHCHDTYGQALANTLMALQMGVSVVDSSVAGLGGCPYAQGASGNLATEDLVYMLSGLGIHTGVNLQKLLEAGTFICQALNRKTSSKVAQAT; this comes from the exons ATGGCGACAATGAGGAACGCGCTGCCGCGGAGGCTGGTGGGCTTAGCGTCTCTCCGGGCT GTCAGCACCTCTTCTCTGGGTACTTTCCCAAAGCGAGTGAAAATTGTGGAAGTTGGTGCCCGAGATGGACTACAGAATGAAAAG AATATCGTATCTACTTCTACAAAAATCAAGCTGATAGACATGCTTTCTGAAGCAGGACTCCCCGTTATAGAAGCCACCAGCTTTGTGTCCCCCAAGTGGGTGCCCCAG ATGGCTGACAATGCTGAAGTTTTGAAGGGCATCCAGAAATTTCCTGGCATCAACTACCCAGTCCTGACCCCGAATATCAAAGGCTTCCAGGCAGCG ATTGCCGCTGGAGCCAAGGAGGTGACTGTCTTTGGAGCTGCCTCAGAGCTGTTCACCAAGAAGAACACCAATTGCTCCATTGAGGAGAGTTTACAGCGATCTGATGAGATCCTGAAGGCGGCTCGGGCCGCCGATATCCCCGTGCGTGG GTATGTCTCCTGTGTGCTTGGATGTCCCTATGAAGGGAAGATCTCCCCGGCCAAAGTAGCTGAG GTCACCAAGAAGATGTACTCAATGGGCTGCTACGAGATCTCCCTGGGGGACACCATCGGTGTGGGCACTCCTGGGGTCATGAAGGACATGCTGTCTGCGGTCATGCATGAGGTGCCTGTGGCTGCCCTAGCTGTCCACTGCCATGACACCTACGGCCAGGccctggccaacaccttgatgGCCCTGCAG ATGGGAGTGAGTGTCGTGGACTCTTCTGTGGCAGGACTTGGAGGCTGTCCCTATGCACAGGGGGCATCCGGAAACTTGGCCACAGAGGACCTCGTCTACATGCTGTCTGGCTTGGGCATTCACACG GGTGTGAACCTCCAGAAGCTCCTGGAAGCTGGGACCTTTATCTGCCAAGCCCTGAACAGAAAAACCAGCTCCAAAGTGGCTCAGGCTACCT AA
- the GALE gene encoding UDP-glucose 4-epimerase isoform X2 yields MATMRNALPRRLVGLASLRAVSTSSLGTFPKRVKIVEVGARDGLQNEKNIVSTSTKIKLIDMLSEAGLPVIEATSFVSPKWVPQMADNAEVLKGIQKFPGINYPVLTPNIKGFQAAMGVSVVDSSVAGLGGCPYAQGASGNLATEDLVYMLSGLGIHTGVNLQKLLEAGTFICQALNRKTSSKVAQATCTMAEKVLVTGGAGYIGSHTVLELLEAGYLPVVIDNFHNAIRGTGSLPESLQRVQELTGHSVEFEEMDILDQAALQRLFKKHRFTAVIHFAGLKAVGESVQKPLDYYKVNLTGSIQLLEIMRAHGVKNLVFSSSATVYGNPQYLPLDEAHPTGGCTNPYGKSKFFIEEMIRDLCRADKTWNAVLLRYFNPIGAHASGCIGEDPQGIPNNLMPYVSQVAIGRREVLNVFGSDYDTEDGTGVRDYIHVVDLAKGHIAALRKLKEQCGCRIYNLGTGTGYSVLQMVQAMEKASGQKIPYKVVARREGDVAACYANPSLALKELGWTAVLGLDRMCEDLWRWQKQNPSGFGAQA; encoded by the exons ATGGCGACAATGAGGAACGCGCTGCCGCGGAGGCTGGTGGGCTTAGCGTCTCTCCGGGCT GTCAGCACCTCTTCTCTGGGTACTTTCCCAAAGCGAGTGAAAATTGTGGAAGTTGGTGCCCGAGATGGACTACAGAATGAAAAG AATATCGTATCTACTTCTACAAAAATCAAGCTGATAGACATGCTTTCTGAAGCAGGACTCCCCGTTATAGAAGCCACCAGCTTTGTGTCCCCCAAGTGGGTGCCCCAG ATGGCTGACAATGCTGAAGTTTTGAAGGGCATCCAGAAATTTCCTGGCATCAACTACCCAGTCCTGACCCCGAATATCAAAGGCTTCCAGGCAGCG ATGGGAGTGAGTGTCGTGGACTCTTCTGTGGCAGGACTTGGAGGCTGTCCCTATGCACAGGGGGCATCCGGAAACTTGGCCACAGAGGACCTCGTCTACATGCTGTCTGGCTTGGGCATTCACACG GGTGTGAACCTCCAGAAGCTCCTGGAAGCTGGGACCTTTATCTGCCAAGCCCTGAACAGAAAAACCAGCTCCAAAGTGGCTCAGGCTACCT GTACGATGGCAGAGAAGGTGCTGGTGACGGGCGGGGCTGGCTACATCGGCAGTCACACCGTGCTGGAGCTGCTGGAGGCCGGCTATTTGCCCGTGGTCATCGACAACTTCCACAACGCCATCCGTG GAACGGGCTCCCTGCCTGAGAGCCTGCAGCGGGTTCAAGAGCTTACAGGCCACTCTGTGGAGTTTGAGGAGATGGACATCTTGGACCAGGCAGCTCTACAGCGTCTCTTCAAGAAG CACCGCTTTACGGCAGTCATCCACTTTGCGGGCCTCAAGGCAGTGGGAGAGTCCGTGCAGAAGCCTCTGGATTATTACAAAGTTAACCTGACTggaagcatccagctcttggag ATCATGAGGGCCCACGGGGTGAAGAACCTGGTGTTCAGCAGCTCGGCCACCGTGTACGGGAACCCACAATACCTGCCCCTGGATGAGGCCCACCCCACGGGTGGCTGTACCAACCCCTACGGCAAGTCTAAGTTCTTCATCGAGGAAATGATCCGGGACCTGTGCCGGGCAGACAAG ACCTGGAACGCGGTGCTGCTGCGGTACTTCAACCCCATAGGCGCCCATGCCTCGGGCTGCATTGGCGAGGATCCCCAGGGCATCCCCAACAACCTCATGCCCTATGTCTCCCAG GTGGCGATCGGGCGCCGGGAGGTACTGAATGTCTTTGGCAGTGACTATGACACGGAGGATGGTACAG GTGTCCGGGATTATATCCATGTTGTGGATCTGGCCAAGGGCCACATCGCGGCCTTGAGGAAGCTGAAGGAGCAGTGTGGCTGTCGg ATCTACAACCTGGGCACAGGCACGGGCTATTCAGTGCTACAGATGGTCCAGGCCATGGAGAAGGCTTCTGGCCAGAAG atCCCATACAAGGTGGTGGCACGGCGAGAAGGCGATGTGGCTGCCTGTTATGCCAACCCCAGCCTGGCCCTCAAGGAGCTGGGCTGGACAGCAGTCTTAGGGCTGGACAGGATGT GTGAAGATCTGTGGCGCTGGCAGAAGCAGAATCCTTCAGGCTTTGGTGCACAGGCCTGA
- the GALE gene encoding UDP-glucose 4-epimerase isoform X3, with product MFTSGQDCLVPRHLEGLGFIFSVPGTMAEKVLVTGGAGYIGSHTVLELLEAGYLPVVIDNFHNAIRGTGSLPESLQRVQELTGHSVEFEEMDILDQAALQRLFKKHRFTAVIHFAGLKAVGESVQKPLDYYKVNLTGSIQLLEIMRAHGVKNLVFSSSATVYGNPQYLPLDEAHPTGGCTNPYGKSKFFIEEMIRDLCRADKTWNAVLLRYFNPIGAHASGCIGEDPQGIPNNLMPYVSQVAIGRREVLNVFGSDYDTEDGTGVRDYIHVVDLAKGHIAALRKLKEQCGCRIYNLGTGTGYSVLQMVQAMEKASGQKIPYKVVARREGDVAACYANPSLALKELGWTAVLGLDRMCEDLWRWQKQNPSGFGAQA from the exons ATGTTTACTTCTGGCCAGGACTGCCTAGTCCCCAGACACTTGGAGGGTTTGGGTTTCATCTTCTCAGTCCCAG GTACGATGGCAGAGAAGGTGCTGGTGACGGGCGGGGCTGGCTACATCGGCAGTCACACCGTGCTGGAGCTGCTGGAGGCCGGCTATTTGCCCGTGGTCATCGACAACTTCCACAACGCCATCCGTG GAACGGGCTCCCTGCCTGAGAGCCTGCAGCGGGTTCAAGAGCTTACAGGCCACTCTGTGGAGTTTGAGGAGATGGACATCTTGGACCAGGCAGCTCTACAGCGTCTCTTCAAGAAG CACCGCTTTACGGCAGTCATCCACTTTGCGGGCCTCAAGGCAGTGGGAGAGTCCGTGCAGAAGCCTCTGGATTATTACAAAGTTAACCTGACTggaagcatccagctcttggag ATCATGAGGGCCCACGGGGTGAAGAACCTGGTGTTCAGCAGCTCGGCCACCGTGTACGGGAACCCACAATACCTGCCCCTGGATGAGGCCCACCCCACGGGTGGCTGTACCAACCCCTACGGCAAGTCTAAGTTCTTCATCGAGGAAATGATCCGGGACCTGTGCCGGGCAGACAAG ACCTGGAACGCGGTGCTGCTGCGGTACTTCAACCCCATAGGCGCCCATGCCTCGGGCTGCATTGGCGAGGATCCCCAGGGCATCCCCAACAACCTCATGCCCTATGTCTCCCAG GTGGCGATCGGGCGCCGGGAGGTACTGAATGTCTTTGGCAGTGACTATGACACGGAGGATGGTACAG GTGTCCGGGATTATATCCATGTTGTGGATCTGGCCAAGGGCCACATCGCGGCCTTGAGGAAGCTGAAGGAGCAGTGTGGCTGTCGg ATCTACAACCTGGGCACAGGCACGGGCTATTCAGTGCTACAGATGGTCCAGGCCATGGAGAAGGCTTCTGGCCAGAAG atCCCATACAAGGTGGTGGCACGGCGAGAAGGCGATGTGGCTGCCTGTTATGCCAACCCCAGCCTGGCCCTCAAGGAGCTGGGCTGGACAGCAGTCTTAGGGCTGGACAGGATGT GTGAAGATCTGTGGCGCTGGCAGAAGCAGAATCCTTCAGGCTTTGGTGCACAGGCCTGA
- the GALE gene encoding UDP-glucose 4-epimerase isoform X4 → MAEKVLVTGGAGYIGSHTVLELLEAGYLPVVIDNFHNAIRGTGSLPESLQRVQELTGHSVEFEEMDILDQAALQRLFKKHRFTAVIHFAGLKAVGESVQKPLDYYKVNLTGSIQLLEIMRAHGVKNLVFSSSATVYGNPQYLPLDEAHPTGGCTNPYGKSKFFIEEMIRDLCRADKTWNAVLLRYFNPIGAHASGCIGEDPQGIPNNLMPYVSQVAIGRREVLNVFGSDYDTEDGTGVRDYIHVVDLAKGHIAALRKLKEQCGCRIYNLGTGTGYSVLQMVQAMEKASGQKIPYKVVARREGDVAACYANPSLALKELGWTAVLGLDRMCEDLWRWQKQNPSGFGAQA, encoded by the exons ATGGCAGAGAAGGTGCTGGTGACGGGCGGGGCTGGCTACATCGGCAGTCACACCGTGCTGGAGCTGCTGGAGGCCGGCTATTTGCCCGTGGTCATCGACAACTTCCACAACGCCATCCGTG GAACGGGCTCCCTGCCTGAGAGCCTGCAGCGGGTTCAAGAGCTTACAGGCCACTCTGTGGAGTTTGAGGAGATGGACATCTTGGACCAGGCAGCTCTACAGCGTCTCTTCAAGAAG CACCGCTTTACGGCAGTCATCCACTTTGCGGGCCTCAAGGCAGTGGGAGAGTCCGTGCAGAAGCCTCTGGATTATTACAAAGTTAACCTGACTggaagcatccagctcttggag ATCATGAGGGCCCACGGGGTGAAGAACCTGGTGTTCAGCAGCTCGGCCACCGTGTACGGGAACCCACAATACCTGCCCCTGGATGAGGCCCACCCCACGGGTGGCTGTACCAACCCCTACGGCAAGTCTAAGTTCTTCATCGAGGAAATGATCCGGGACCTGTGCCGGGCAGACAAG ACCTGGAACGCGGTGCTGCTGCGGTACTTCAACCCCATAGGCGCCCATGCCTCGGGCTGCATTGGCGAGGATCCCCAGGGCATCCCCAACAACCTCATGCCCTATGTCTCCCAG GTGGCGATCGGGCGCCGGGAGGTACTGAATGTCTTTGGCAGTGACTATGACACGGAGGATGGTACAG GTGTCCGGGATTATATCCATGTTGTGGATCTGGCCAAGGGCCACATCGCGGCCTTGAGGAAGCTGAAGGAGCAGTGTGGCTGTCGg ATCTACAACCTGGGCACAGGCACGGGCTATTCAGTGCTACAGATGGTCCAGGCCATGGAGAAGGCTTCTGGCCAGAAG atCCCATACAAGGTGGTGGCACGGCGAGAAGGCGATGTGGCTGCCTGTTATGCCAACCCCAGCCTGGCCCTCAAGGAGCTGGGCTGGACAGCAGTCTTAGGGCTGGACAGGATGT GTGAAGATCTGTGGCGCTGGCAGAAGCAGAATCCTTCAGGCTTTGGTGCACAGGCCTGA